One window from the genome of Mustela lutreola isolate mMusLut2 chromosome 11, mMusLut2.pri, whole genome shotgun sequence encodes:
- the MC5R gene encoding melanocortin receptor 5, producing MNSSFHLLFLDLNLNSTESNFSEPNVKNKSSPCKEMGIAVEVFLTLGLISLLENILVIGAIVKNKNLHSPMYFFVCSLAVADMLVSMSNTWETIIIYLINNKHLVIADAFVRHIDNVFDSMICISVVASMCSLLAIAVDRYVTIFYALRYHHIMTAKRSGVIIMCIWTFCTGCGIVFIIYYESTYVIVCLISMFFTMLFFMVSLYIHMFLLARTHVKQIAALRGYSSVRQMTSMKGAVTLTMLLGIFIVCWAPFFLHLILMISCPQNLYCSCFMSYFNMYLILIMCNSVIDPLIYAFRSQEMRKSFKEIICCHGFRIPCRFPGRY from the coding sequence ATGAATTCCTCATTTCACCTGCTTTTCTTGGATCTCAACCTGAATTCCACAGAAAGCAACTTTTCAGAACCAAATGTCAAGAACAAGTCTTCACCATGCAAAGAGATGGGCATTGCTGTTGAAGTGTTTCTGACTCTGGGTCTCATCAGCCTCTTGGAGAACATCTTGGTCATAGGTGCCATAGTGAAGAACAAGAACTTGCACTCCCCCATGTATTTCTTTGTGTGTAGTTTAGCAGTAGCTGACATGCTAGTGAGCATGTCTAACACATGGGAGACCATCATCATATACTTAATAAATAATAAGCACCTGGTGATAGCAGATGCCTTTGTGCGTCACATTGACAATGTGTTTGACTCCATGATCTGCATTTCTGTGGTGGCCTCCATGTGCAGTTTGCTGGCGATTGCAGTGGATAGGTATGTCACCATCTTCTATGCTCTGCGCTATCACCACATCATGACAGCAAAGCGTTCTGGAGTGATTATCATGTGTATCTGGACCTTTTGCACAGGTTGTGGCATTGTTTTCATCATTTACTATGAATCTACTTATGTAATCGTTTGCCTCATTTCCATGTTCTTCACCATGTTATTCTTCATGGTGTCTCTGTATATACACATGTTCCTCCTGGCCCGGACTCATGTCAAGCAGATAGCAGCTCTGCGTGGATACAGCTCTGTGCGGCAAATGACCAGCATGAAAGGTGCTGTCACCCTGACCATGCTGCTGGGCATTTTCATTGTGTGCTGGGCTCCgttctttctccatctcattttgaTGATTTCTTGCCCCCAGAACCTCTACTGTTCTTGCTTTATGTCTTACTTTAATATGTACCTCATACTCATCATGTGTAATTCTGTGATTGATCCTCTGATATATGCTTTCCGAAGCCAGGAGATGAGGAAGTCCTTTAAAGAGATTATTTGTTGCCATGGTTTCAGAATACCCTGTAGGTTCCCTGGCagatattaa